CCATTCAACCACCTGGAGCAATCGACTGGCTCGTGCGGATCTTCTGATCTGGATCGATCGTTCGGCGTCGCTGCGATTCTGGCGGGTGCTGAGCAGAGCGCTGCGTTATCACGGGCAGTCCCGGCCGGACCTGCCGCACGACTGCCCGGAGCGGCTGGCCAACTTGCCGGCGTTCTTCACGTTCATGTGGCACACCAGACGCTCGGCGCGAATGAAGATGGAGCAACTTGCGGCGAGCGCACCCGTGGGCTGCCGGGTGGTGTGCTTGCGCTCCAACCGGGATACCAAGGCTTTTCTCGCAAGCATGGAGCCGCGAAGGGGGCGGGTTGAGCGGTGTAGTCAGCAGCGCTGAGCAGATCGGCTCGATAGCCTGTAACAGTCGGCGGCGGACGCCTCATGAACAGCTTTCTGCATCCACCCCATCGACCCACACCCCTTCGCTCAGGCGTCCTCAATAAGGACTGGCAGTCGGCCGCACCACGAGCTCACTGACATCGACATCATCCGGCTGCTCGATGGCATAGACCAGCGCCCGTGCAATCGCATCGGCCTCCAGCGCCACGCGCCGGAACGTCCTCATGGCCTCGCGGGCAGTGTCGTCGGTGATAGTGTCGGCCAGCTCCGATTCCACCACTCCAGGGCACACCACCGTCACCCTGATCTTGTCGGTTTCCTGGCGAAGGCCATCAGAGATCGCCCGTACGGCATACTTGGTCGCGCAATACACAGCGGCGGTGGGAGAGACCGAGAGCCCGCCGATCGACGAGATGTTGATGACCTGACCATGCCCCTGCGCTTCCATGCCCGGGAGCACCGCGGCGATGCCGTGCAGTACGCCGCGCACGTTGACGTCCAGCATCCGGTTCCATTCCTCGACCTTCAGCGAGCTCAGTGGCGACAGCGGCATTACCCCGGCATTGTTGATGATCACATCGACCTTGCCATGCTGCGCCTTGGCGAATTCGACGAAGGCGTGCATGGAGTCGAGGTCGGTCACGTCCAGTGCGTGGGCACTTGCCGAGCCGCCTTCGGCGCGGATTTCACTCACCAGCTGTTGCAGGCGATCCATACGGCGGGCGCCGAGTACCACGTGAGCGCCCTTGGCAGCGATCAGCCTGGCGGCGGCTTCACCGATGCCGCTGCTGGCGCCGGTGATCAGCACGACTTTGTCGTTGATGTTGGACATGTGCGTATCTCCTGTACATGAAGGTTCAGGCGTCTGCAGGGAGAGCAGACGTTCCTGCTGGGTACGGAGAAAAGACTAAGGTTGTGAGGCGGTTCGGTGCGTGCCGAAACCTGCGCGACCTTTGCCTATTCGTGTCGGTGATCCGCACAGCCCCGCTGCTGCGCGCCGGAACGGAAGGATCAGGCAACTCGACGGCAGTTTCGACCTAACGCAGGTGTTTTTCGCGGGGGACAATGGGTGCCTGGCCCTGGCGACGCCGCCAGGTAGCCCCCATGGTCTGCCGTCACACCAAGACCGTGATACAACGCCGAATTCCAACATGCGAGAACCCTTGAATGGCGCATAACGATGCTTTTCTCCTGCAAACCACTGCCTTGTACCGTGGTGAACTCGTCCGCTTGCTGACCGAGCGCTTTACCGCTCCGGGCGTTTACGAAACCGCCATCGCGCCGCTGCACGTGATTCGAATGGATGCGCCGTCAGACATCATCCATACCGTGCACAAACCGGCGCTGTGCCTGATCGTGCAGGGGCAGAAAGAGGTGGGCCTGGGCGAGGACCGTTATCTGTACGACCCCCTCAACTACCTGGTGGTATCGGTGACGCTACCGGTGTCTGGTCGGGTGCTGACGGCCAGCGCGCAGGCGCCTTACCTGTGCATTCGCCTGGACTTCGAGCCGACCGAGCTTGCCCAGGTGATCGCCGATGCGCCGCCCGCGGGCGTACCGGATGAGCCCGAGCGCGGGTTATTTCTCGAGCAGATCGATGTGTCGCTGCTGGAAACCATGTTGCGCCTGGTGCGGTTGCTGGAGTCGCCACGGGATATCGGCATGCTCGCGCCATTGGCGCTGCGCGAACTGCACTACCGCCTGCTGCGAGGCGTGCATGGGCGTCGGCTGTACGAGCTGGCCATGGGCGACTCGCAGACCCGGCGCGTGAGCAAGGCCATCGATTGGTTGAACAACCACTACACCCAGCCGCTGCGCATCGAAGAGCTGGCGCGGATCGCGAACCTGGGGAGCTCGACCTTGCACCACCGTTTCAAGTCCGTCACCGCCATGAGCCCGTTGCAGTACCAGAAGCAATTGCGCCTGCAGGAGGCTCGGCGGCTGATGTTGGGGGAGGGGCTGGATGTGTCGAGCGCGTGTTACCGGGTCGGCTATGAAAGCCCGTCGCAGTTCAGTCGCGAGTACAGCCGCCAGTTTGGGTGTGCGCCGTCTCGGGACATAAACCTGGCCCGGCGGCCCTCATGAAGATGCCACTGCGGGCCGAGCAGCGGGTGCCAGTGCTCGGCCTTGGCTTGTACGAAGCGATCGCCGGTCCATGCTCTGATCTGTCAAAGCAGGCGTTGCGTCACCCTTTGACCAATACGGCCACCACCGCGTCGACAGTGTTCCTGAGCTCCGCCACCGTATCCTCCGGATCGCTGTCGACCACCACCCACCTGGCGCCTGCAGCCTCGATCACCTTGAGCACCTCTGGTTCAGGCTGACGATGGTGCAACACCAACGCCACATCCTGCGTCTTGAGGGTCTCTCCCAGCGCCTTCAGCGCCGCTTCGTCCCACTTGCCATCTGCCGGCAGTGCCTGCGACACCACATCCAGGTTCAACCCGCTGGCCAGGTAACCCAATCGCTCCGACAGGCTCAACACGCTGAGGTTATCCGCCTCGGCCAGGCGGGTCTGGCTGCTGGACGTCAGCTCGAGCATCTGTCGCTTGAGCCCGGCCAGGTTGGCCTGGATCTTGTCCTTGTCGGCGGGGGACAGGCGCTCCAGGTCGTTGGCCACCACATCCGCCATGCGTCCGAGGTTGATCGGGTTCAACCAGGGATAGCTGGCGAAGGCATTGTCGCCATCCACCGCGATGCCGGGCAGGGCGCCATCGACCGGGCGTGCGGCATCGATCTCGACGATACGGATGTTGCTGCGCCGCGCCATGGGATAGAGCGGGTCGTCATGCCAGATCGAGCGCACGCCGATCACCGCCGTGGCCTGCCGTGCATCCTTCTGCAGGCTCGCGCCACCACGTCCCTCGAAGTACGACGGCTGGCGGCTGGCTGGAAGGTTGGCCGGTGCCGCGCGCTTGAGCTGCACCGAGGTGCCGTCGAGCAACGCGACAGCGAGGCTGTGGGTCACCGGCAGGGTGGTCAGCACTTGCGTGGCTGCGGCGCTGCTGGCGGGCTGTGCGGCCAGCGTCAGGGTGGGCGCGCCGGCCAGGACCAGGGCCAGGGTGAGGCGTTTGAGCGTGAGGTTCATGCCGGGTTTCCTTGCAGGCGGGGGACGAGGGCGCGGGCGAGGGCCGCGAGGGCGAAGCACACACCGGCCACCAGGATGATTGCAGCGCCGGAGGGCACGGGCAGGTCGAAGACGATCGGCAGCAGGATGCCGAGCAAGGTGCTGAGGGTGGCGATCAGCACCGAGGCGAAGAAGAAACCCTTGAGCGACTGGCTGACCAGGCGCGCGGCGGCGGCGGGGATCACCAGCAGCGCACCGACCAGGATGGCGCCGATCACCTTCACCGAGGCCACGGTCACCAGGGTCACCAGCACCACGAACAGATAGTCGAGGGTCTTCACCGCCACGCCGCGGACGGCCGCCAGCTGTGGGTTGAAGCTGGCGAGAATGATGCGGTTGTAAAGCGGCAGGGCCAGGGCCAGCACCAGTACGGCGACGATACCGAGCACCAGCAGGTCGTGAGGGCTGACGGTGAGCACCGAGCCGAACAGCACGTTTTCGAGGATGTGCACGTTGATCTTGCCGGCCAGCATCAGCAGCAGGCTGGCACCCAGGGCCAGCGAGACGGAGAGGAACACGCCGATCAGGGTGTCTGGTGAAAGGCCCGTGCGGTTGCGCAGGAAGTTCAGCAGGATGCCGAACAGCAGGCAGTAGCCGAACAGGCTGCCGTAGGGCCCGGTATAGGGCTCGCCGAGCAGGATGCCGATGGCCACGCCCGTGAGGGCGGCGTGGCCGACGGCCTCGGAGAAGAAGGCAAAGCGCTTGACCACGACCAGGGTGCCGAGCCCGCCCAGCACCGGGCCGATCATCAGGCCGGCGATCAGGGCGTTGATGACGAACCCATAGGCCAGGGCCTCGGGCAGGTAGCCAGCGGTGGCCCATTGCTGGACCAGTTGGCGGAAGGCTTCATAACTCATCAGGCAAGGCTCTCGCTGCGCGGGTGGACGGAGAACAGCCCGAGCAGGCGCTCCGGGGTCAGGGCCTGTGCGGGCGGGGCGTCGAACAGCAGCTTGCGGCTCAGCCCGGTGACGCGGTCGGCCAGACGCAGTACCGCTTCAAGGTCGTGCTCGATCCACAGCACCGTGGTGCCGGCCTGGCGCCAGCCGTGCAGCAGTTGCTCGAACACCTGGATACCGGCTTCATCCAGCGCCGACATGGGTTCGTCCAGCACCAGCAGCTGCGGCTCCGGGATCAGCCCCTGGGCCAGCAGCACACGCTGGCGCTCGCCGCCGGACAGCGCGCCCATGCGCCGCTTGCGCTTGTCGAGCATGCCGACCTTGGCCAGGGCGGCGTCGATGTCGGGTCGCACGCGGCGCGACAGCCCGAGGAACGCCGGGCGCTGCTGGCACATGGCGGCCATGAAGTCGTCGACGGTCATCGGCAGGCCACGGTCGAACTCCAGCGCCTGGGGCACATAGCCGATCACCTCGCGTTGGCTGGGCCAGTGCAGGGTCAACTGGCCCTGGTGCGGCATCTGCCCGAGCAGGGTCTTGATCAGCGAGCTCTTGCCGCCACCGTTGGGGCCGACGATGGCATGCACGCTGCCGGCGGCAACGCTGAAGCTCACCTGCTCGAGGATGCGCGTGCGCCCAAGGGTGAGGTCGATGCCGGCGAAGTCGATGCGCGGGCCTTGGGCGCTGACCAGGTTGGCCGCGGCGGTCATGCGCGGTTCTCCTGGATGGCCTTGACCACGGTCTCGAGGTTGCGCTTCATCTCCACCTCGTACTTGTCGGCGGTGTATTCGCCGTAGGAGATGTGGGTCAGCGGATAGATCTTCACCCCGGATTCGCGCTCGATGGTTTCGACGTAGGCGGAGGGAAAGTCCATTTCCGAGAAGATCACCTTCACATCCAGAGCCTTGAGCTGGTCGATGGTCTTCT
The Pseudomonas putida genome window above contains:
- a CDS encoding metal ABC transporter permease yields the protein MSYEAFRQLVQQWATAGYLPEALAYGFVINALIAGLMIGPVLGGLGTLVVVKRFAFFSEAVGHAALTGVAIGILLGEPYTGPYGSLFGYCLLFGILLNFLRNRTGLSPDTLIGVFLSVSLALGASLLLMLAGKINVHILENVLFGSVLTVSPHDLLVLGIVAVLVLALALPLYNRIILASFNPQLAAVRGVAVKTLDYLFVVLVTLVTVASVKVIGAILVGALLVIPAAAARLVSQSLKGFFFASVLIATLSTLLGILLPIVFDLPVPSGAAIILVAGVCFALAALARALVPRLQGNPA
- a CDS encoding AraC family transcriptional regulator, with protein sequence MAHNDAFLLQTTALYRGELVRLLTERFTAPGVYETAIAPLHVIRMDAPSDIIHTVHKPALCLIVQGQKEVGLGEDRYLYDPLNYLVVSVTLPVSGRVLTASAQAPYLCIRLDFEPTELAQVIADAPPAGVPDEPERGLFLEQIDVSLLETMLRLVRLLESPRDIGMLAPLALRELHYRLLRGVHGRRLYELAMGDSQTRRVSKAIDWLNNHYTQPLRIEELARIANLGSSTLHHRFKSVTAMSPLQYQKQLRLQEARRLMLGEGLDVSSACYRVGYESPSQFSREYSRQFGCAPSRDINLARRPS
- a CDS encoding SDR family oxidoreductase → MSNINDKVVLITGASSGIGEAAARLIAAKGAHVVLGARRMDRLQQLVSEIRAEGGSASAHALDVTDLDSMHAFVEFAKAQHGKVDVIINNAGVMPLSPLSSLKVEEWNRMLDVNVRGVLHGIAAVLPGMEAQGHGQVINISSIGGLSVSPTAAVYCATKYAVRAISDGLRQETDKIRVTVVCPGVVESELADTITDDTAREAMRTFRRVALEADAIARALVYAIEQPDDVDVSELVVRPTASPY
- a CDS encoding metal ABC transporter ATP-binding protein, yielding MTAAANLVSAQGPRIDFAGIDLTLGRTRILEQVSFSVAAGSVHAIVGPNGGGKSSLIKTLLGQMPHQGQLTLHWPSQREVIGYVPQALEFDRGLPMTVDDFMAAMCQQRPAFLGLSRRVRPDIDAALAKVGMLDKRKRRMGALSGGERQRVLLAQGLIPEPQLLVLDEPMSALDEAGIQVFEQLLHGWRQAGTTVLWIEHDLEAVLRLADRVTGLSRKLLFDAPPAQALTPERLLGLFSVHPRSESLA
- a CDS encoding metal ABC transporter solute-binding protein, Zn/Mn family codes for the protein MNLTLKRLTLALVLAGAPTLTLAAQPASSAAATQVLTTLPVTHSLAVALLDGTSVQLKRAAPANLPASRQPSYFEGRGGASLQKDARQATAVIGVRSIWHDDPLYPMARRSNIRIVEIDAARPVDGALPGIAVDGDNAFASYPWLNPINLGRMADVVANDLERLSPADKDKIQANLAGLKRQMLELTSSSQTRLAEADNLSVLSLSERLGYLASGLNLDVVSQALPADGKWDEAALKALGETLKTQDVALVLHHRQPEPEVLKVIEAAGARWVVVDSDPEDTVAELRNTVDAVVAVLVKG